One segment of Solanum stenotomum isolate F172 chromosome 1, ASM1918654v1, whole genome shotgun sequence DNA contains the following:
- the LOC125857790 gene encoding uncharacterized protein LOC125857790: MSNLSKLEFVALDISGKNYLSWVLDVEIHLAAKGLDATITQGNEASNQDKAKAMIFLRHHLDEGLKIEYLTVKDPLELWTDLKGRYDHLKATVLPRARYEWMHLQFQDVKIQHNALLMKNHEARPTGAAPLPEANVVETHDQSEVKRDDHRGYNNARGRGKDKRRYNNRRGGGHN, translated from the exons ATGTCGAATTTATCCAAACTTGAGTTTGTGGCACTAGATATCTCTGGAAAAAATTACCTTTCATGGGTTCTCGATGTTGAGATTCATTTAGCTGCTAAAGGTCTTGATGCCACCATTACTCAGGGAAATGAAGCATCAAATCAAGATAAGGCGAAGGCTATGATTTTCCTTCGTCATCATCTTGATGAGGGCCTAAAGATTGAATATCTGACGGTAAAAGATCCACTTGAATTGTGGACTGATTTGAAGGGGAGGTATGACCACCTAAAGGCAACAGTATTGCCAAGAGCTCGTTATGAGTGGATGCACTTACAGTTTCAAGATGTTAAGATC CAACATAATGcccttttaatgaaaaatcatgaaGCTCGTCCCACGGGAGCTGCTCCGTTACCGGAAGCAAATGTGGTAGAAACACATGATCAATCTGAAGTAAAAAGAGATGATCATCGAGGCTATAATAATGCACGAGGACGTGGCAAAGATAAGAGGCGATACAACAATCGTCGAGGTGGTGGTCATAATTAA